A stretch of the Argentina anserina chromosome 6, drPotAnse1.1, whole genome shotgun sequence genome encodes the following:
- the LOC126801086 gene encoding uncharacterized protein LOC126801086 isoform X2, giving the protein MEKRLRSSLQSSAEDFLTSAANLTLKSSKPSLKSLLHKIKPSSHLSSSLPTSLSLSISHSLQSFLQPNPNPNPNPKSPCSPPTKRPRRSSKTRPEPEPEPDHNPENEKTLLLRKLQILACVAELCASHPAKAFAPADLFPGVQLLHDNLIILESDSTLVSSIVNLCELWWKEELPGRESLISQSLPFLLSRSLTLNKKADVHRVYALREAFTCFDFEDESIEDLKLLLIRCVISPLYLKAEEGRKFLAFLFGLSSQLLKEVLAVIKSQIPFGRKSMLEAYGDVVFRGWKAAEGELRSEIESGFVQVLIEGAVHAGSSAFAASVRRVLGGFINQRTTAGVEKLLFQLSEPVVFRSLQVANSHVRHNALHLLLDLFPLEDPDSTKEVKDSLLDKQFFLLMKLLVDDCPEVRVVAVEGSCRILHLFWEVIPSPTISKLVAKIFDDMSRDTSYEVRLSTLNGTMYLFGNPLCHQYLSVLLPRLGHLMMDNVLSVRLAMADLLLLIRDIQNFQFHKVVKLDVLLSALENDQPQVAQKITRLLMPSYFPLKETVQTACNRCTTLIRRSPMAGARFCEFAASQGASLKSLMELVRVMITLVLPPTNLINLDEEQIEGLLRSSSNLCNTLVHEPVFKKALKEFLDCEKLKSLIAAAPTGPAQSCVFNIVSTVSPDDVAGLLDECMHLVTNCSGLSKNVEKQAEVRSAHSMLLSCDAIDGMLEALTALLQKAAYRCHIKYDSEIPNLSVFSVKRKKSKSTGKISVQRKKCGGKNVASFEEDYSVAAGIAWQIRDLLVTVNTRKAILGSQTLESLLICLKVISEVSIIQCMHYECMEPYPVSAYTALVLHLSVQHVSSNKNDSTDFAGSTLETELEQALDHVLNCTEKLCRAGDSGQSSEVHSESNARNKSAGHREKRHREAQTHASIPSDSENFAGNVYTELKKLANKVKMITAVQRFMVDAAAIGFAPQIQERCLRSTSGYIRCFISTLEQQSREQIDFEEEDLKDVVLCLKHFFTYAAKLLNLALKDATEASPPSAEASDLANDMLDLIISIELHLGSTYAGQLVTAVKPWVPDLILALGSSHIMKQITGEETQMSPADRIRVHFPSWLLILAKTELSDDCEVCPEDDGESEPEEFPALKKLLTLIATLLKANPSMQSVFGAIFMNGTVVGLEKKNFGLVLGLLRFVCLKIFKHDHREWGDLVLAFLQDIYPQIEREIEEECDEDGKEKLEKAKELLEPIWLYHLHETGRVSMMDE; this is encoded by the exons ATGGAGAAGCGCCTCCGCTCCTCACTCCAATCCTCCGCCGAAGACTTCCTCACCTCCGCCGCCAATCTCACCCTCAAATCCTCAAAGCCCTCTCTCAAATCCCTACTCCACAAGATCAAACCCTCCTCCCACCTCTCCTCCTCTCTCCCcacctccctctccctctccatcTCCCACTCCCTCCAATCCTTCCTCCAACCCAACCccaaccctaaccctaaccctaaatcCCCTTGCTCTCCCCCCACCAAGCGCCCCCGCCGCTCCTCCAAGACCCGGCCCGAACCCGAACCCGAACCGGACCATAACCCCGAAAATGAGAAGACTCTGCTCCTCAGAAAGCTCCAGATTCTCGCCTGCGTCGCGGAGCTATGCGCTTCGCATCCGGCGAAGGCGTTCGCGCCGGCGGATTTGTTCCCCGGAGTTCAGTTGCTCCACGACAATCTGATCATTCTGGAGTCGGATTCGACGCTGGTCTCATCGATTGTGAATCTCTGCGAGCTTTGGTGGAAGGAGGAGCTCCCCGGCCGGGAGTCGCTGATATCTCAGTCGCTGCCGTTCTTGCTCTCCAGATCTTTGACTCTGAACAAGAAGGCCGACGTCCACAGAGTCTACGCCCTCCGGGAGGCCTTCACCTGCTTCGATTTCGAAGACGAAAGCATTGAGGACCTGAAGCTGTTGCTGATCCGCTGCGTCATTTCGCCGCTGTATTTGAAGGCGGAGGAGGGGAGGAAGTTCCTGGCGTTCCTGTTCGGGCTGAGCTCGCAGCTGTTGAAGGAGGTTTTGGCTGTGATCAAGTCGCAGATTCCGTTTGGGAGGAAATCGATGCTGGAGGCCTACGGGGACGTTGTGTTTCGGGGTTGGAAGGCCGCCGAGGGGGAGCTGAGGAGTGAGATTGAGAGTGGTTTCGTGCAGGTTTTGATTGAGGGAGCTGTACATGCTGGCTCCAGCGCGTTTGCTGCTTCTGTTAGGAGGGTTTTGGGAGGGTTTATCAACCAGAGGACCACTGCCGGCGTCGAGAAGCTTCTCTTCCAGCTATCCGAGCCTGTTGTATTCCGGTCTCTGCAG GTTGCGAATTCTCATGTTCGTCATAATGCGCTGCATTTACTTTTGGATTTGTTCCCTCTTGAAGATCCTGATTCGACTAAAGAGGTCAAGGATTCATTGCTTGATAAGCAGTTCTTTTTATTGATGAAGTTACTTGTGGATGATTGTCCAGAGGTGAGAGTGGTTGCGGTGGAAGGTTCGTGTCGAATTCTTCATCTGTTTTGGGAAGTAATCCCTTCACCTACTATTTCAAAGTTGGTTGCTAAAATTTTCGATGATATGTCACGTGATACGAGTTATGAGGTTAGGCTTTCCACACTGAATGGCACGATGTATTTGTTTGGGAATCCCCTATGTCATCAATATCTCAGTGTGCTTCTACCAAGACTGGGGCATTTGATGATGGATAATGTGTTATCGGTTAGACTTGCCATGGCAGATCTCCTCCTCCTTATAAGGGATATTCAAAACTTCCAGTTCCATAAG GTAGTGAAGTTAGATGTACTATTATCTGCCCTTGAAAATGATCAACCTCAAGTTGCTCAGAAAATTACAAGATTGCTTATGCCATCATACTTTCCTTTGAAAGAAACTGTTCAGACAGCATGCAATCGTTGTACTACACTTATAAGAAGGTCTCCAATGGCTGGAGCAAGGTTTTGTGAATTTGCTGCGTCCCAAGGGGCATCTCTTAAGTCTCTGATGGAACTTGTTAGGGTAATGATTACTTTGGTCTTGCCGCCTACTAATCTCATTAATCTGGATGAAGAGCAAATTGAGGGTTTACTTCGTTCTTCTTCCAACCTTTGCAATACCCTAGTTCATGAGCCTGTTTTCAAGAAGGCGCTCAAAGAATTTTTGGATTGTGAAAAGTTGAAAAGCTTGATTGCTGCCGCACCTACTGGGCCTGCTCAGTCTTGTGTATTCAACATTGTATCAACTGTCTCTCCTGATGATGTAGCTGGACTTCTTGATGAATGCATGCACCTGGTCACAAATTGTAGTGGTTTATCCAAAAATGTGGAGAAGCAAGCTGAAGTGAGGTCTGCTCACAGTATGTTGCTATCTTGTGATGCTATCGATGGTATGCTGGAAGCTCTAACAGCACTTCTACAGAAAGCAGCCTATCGTTGCCATATTAAATATGACAGTGAGATACCAAACCTGAGTGTTTTCTctgtgaaaagaaagaaatctaAGTCTACTGGCAAAATTTCAGTACAACGGAAAAAATGTGGTGGAAAAAATGTTGCCAGTTTTGAGGAGGATTATTCAGTTGCAGCAGGAATAGCTTGGCAAATCAGGGACTTGCTTGTCACTGTCAATACTCGGAAGGCTATATTGGGATCTCAAACTCTAGAATCCTTACTTATATGTTTAAAGGTCATTTCCGAGGTCAGCATTATTCAGTGCATGCATTATGAATGCATGGAACCATATCCCGTGTCAGCATATACAGCCCTTGTGCTGCATTTATCTGTTCAACATGTATCTTCCAATAAAAATGATAGCACTGATTTCGCTGGGTCTACTTTGGAG ACCGAGTTGGAACAGGCATTGGATCATGTGCTTAATTGTACAGAGAAGCTATGTCGAGCAGGCGATTCTGGACAGTCCAGCGAGGTTCATTCAGAATCTAATGCTCGCAATAAGTCTGCTGGTCATCGTGAAAAAAGGCACCGAGAAGCTCAAACACATGCCTCCATTCCAAGTGATAGTG aaAATTTTGCAGGAAATGTATATACTGAACTGAAGAAGTTGGCCAACAAGGTGAAGATGATTACTGCTGTCCAAAGGTTCATGGTAGATGCTGCTGCTATTGGTTTTGCTCCTCAAATTCAGGAGAGGTGCTTAAGGTCCACGTCAGGTTATATACGATGTTTCATATCTACTTTGGAGCAACAATCTCGCGAGCAAATTGATTTTGAGGAGGAAGATTTGAAGGATGTAGTTCTGTGTTTGAAACACTTCTTTACCTATGCAGCAAAGTTACTTAATCTAGCTCTTAAAGATGCTACTGAAGCTTCACCTCCATCAGCAGAAGCCTCTGATCTTGCCAATGATATGCTTGATTTAATCATCTCGATTGAATTACACTTGGGCTCAACCTATGCTGGGCAATTAGTGACAGCAGTAAAGCCTTGGGTTCCTGACTTGATTTTGGCACTAGGATCTTCTCACATTATGAAACAGATTACGGGAGAAGAGACACAAATGAGTCCAGCTGATCGCATCAGAGTCCACTTTCCATCATGGCTCTTAATCTTAGCCAAGACTGAGCTCTCTGATGATTGTGAAGTCTGCCCAGAAGATGATGGAGAATCTGAACCCGAAGAGTTTCCTGCATTGAAGAAACTTCTTACATTGATTGCCACATTGTTGAAAGCAAATCCCAGCATGCAGAGTGTGTTTGGGGCAATTTTCATGAATGGCACTGTAGTTGGCCTGGAGAAGAAAAATTTTGGGCTGGTTTTAGGACTTCTACGCTTTGTATGCCTAAAGATATTCAAGCATGATCATAGAGAATGGGGTGATTTGGTGCTGGCATTTCTGCAAGATATTTACCCTCAGATTGAGAGAGAAATCGAAGAAGAGTGTGATGAAGATGGGAAGGAAAAGCTAGAGAAAGCCAAGGAACTGTTGGAACCTATTTGGTTGTATCATCTGCATGAAACTGGAAGGGTCTCTATGATGGACGAGTAG